The window CCGAGGCCAGGTTGATCCGGAGCCGGTTGAAGGAATCCAGCGCGTGATCCAGGAGTTTCCGAGCGGCGACGAGGTCTCCCGCGTGCCGACGGATCTCGGCCCATCGGACCAGGCACTCCAGGTACTCGTTTGGATCTTGCGGACCGAAGCGGTTGACGTATTGTTCATAGATCCCGGCCGCTTCGTCCGGGGCACCCGCACTCTCAAGGCAAGAGCCCGCCAAAAACAGAGCCCGCCGGGCAAACCGGGACTGCGGATATTGACTTGCCAGCCGGATGTAGCCCCGGGCAGCCTCTCTCCAGTCGCCCGCGCTCTCGCGCAACAGGCTTGACCGATAGAGGCTCTCATCGGCAAACTGGGACTGAGGAAACCGGGCGCAGAGAAGATCGTACTGCTGCAGGGCCAGGTCGGGCAGACCCGCCTTCTCGTATTGCGTACCGGCCTCGAACAGGCTCACCGCTGCCAGCTGGTCATCGGGCGAGGCCTCGGCGGCCGATGCGAACATCCCTGCCGCCTCCGCCGCTTTGCCGCTCTCTCTCAGCTGCAGGGCCCGTTTGTACCGGGCGGAGGCCTTCATCCTCGCTGCCAGGGTCCGGTACTGTTCACTGTCTGGGAAAGAACTGGCCAGAAGGTCGTACCATTCCTCGGTCCCGGCGTAGTCCTCCATACGGTACCGGCACTGGCCAATCATGGCCAGAGCCTTAGCCCGCAGGCCCTCGGGTACTCCGTCCGCGAACAGGCCCTGGTAGACGCGCTCCGCGGCCCTAAACTCGCCCAGCTCGAAGAGCGCACCGCCCAGCTTGAGCATCACAAGCGGTGCTTTCTCCGAGCGAGGGAAGGCCTTCCGATACTCATGGCAAGCACGGAGCAGCTCGGCTGTCGCCTCATTGGGCACCCGGAAAGTCGCAACGCTGTCTCCGAAGAAGTCGAACAACTGAACGTAAGTCGTGTCCAAGTTTGGGGCCTTGGCACGCAGTTGGTCCCAGCAGAAAATCCGATTGTAGCCCGCCCGGTCCGCGTAGCTGCTATCGCCCGCCAGGGTGAAGCACTCTTGATAAGCCTGGGCCGCCTGGCGCAGTTGTCCCGACTCGTAGAGCACCTCGCCCATCAGGAAGCGCACGCGGTCGGCCTCGCGCCCCCGGGGGTAGAATTCGAGATAGCGCCTGTAGACCTGGATGGCCTTCTGGTAGAGTTCGCTTTGCCGGGTGTCCCGCGCGGCCACCGCCAGGTTATTGCCGAGGGCCAAGAATGTGCTTTCCAAGACGCTATCGGCATGGGCCCTCTGCTTCGAGCTGAGGCCCCGGTACCACTCGGTACCCGGGTTGAAGCTGTTCAGCAGGTCCTCGCGTGTACGGTCGGCGTTGACCACGTCGCCTGCGGCCTCCTGACACCGTACGACCTCCACGGCGGCGTCGATGGCCCGAGGGTCTCGGGGAAAAAGGGCGAGGAACGTGCGGTACGCTGTGGCCGCCTCGCCGAAGTCCCCACGCGCGAAATAGACGAGGCCAAGGCGCAGGAACACCTCACAGGCCCAGTCCCTCTGCGCATCCCCAGAGAAGAATTGCTTCGCCTTCTCTACGCCCCCGTACTCGGAGAAGCTGATCGCGATATACTGAATCGCCTCCTGGCGCAGGTCGATCTTGGTTCGGCCCATGAACTGGGGATTGGCCCGTTCGACCGTGTCGAGATCGTCGATCAGGTACACGAAGCTGCTGATCGCGTTCGAGTAGTCGCCCAGGTTGAAGTAGGACCAGGCCAATTTGTAGATCCCCATGTCGAAATAGGGGCTCTCCCAGTACTGCAGGAGTTTGCTGTAGGCCTGGATGCTCTCCCGATACTGCTCGCGGTCAAAGTAGTGCTCACCGATCCGGAAGTAGACTTCCGGCACGAGGGGATCATCCGGGCATTCGGAAAGCAGCCGTTTCAGCGTGCGCAGGTAGGCATCCCCTTCGCCTTGCTTGCTGTAGCAGAGGGCCAGGCTGTAGATGACCTTAGCTTTGAAGAGGATGTTGGGGAACGTCTGGAGGAGGGTCTCTCCGACGTCGATGGCCCTCGAAAGATCAATCTTGGGCGGCTGGGGCTCCCAGCTTGTTTTCCCTGCCTCGTATTCCTTCTGTTCCGCCTCGAAGCGAGCCATGGCTGCGCTGTAGTCCATCTCAGCCGCCCGGGCGTAGAGTTGCATGAGCTGGAACATCAGGGTGGGGGCGAATTCCGAATCGGGGTAACGACGGAGCACGTCCCAGCAAAGAGCGATGGTGCGGTCCACCCCTGCTCGGTCCAGGGTCTCGATGCGCGTCGTGTCGGGACGGGTCGTTTCCTGCCCGGAGGCAGGCGTCACTCCCGTCCCCAGCCCCAGCAGCAGACTCGCCGTGGCAACCACCACCGGCAGGTACCCACCTCGAGCGGCCTTGGCTTCGCCAGTACTCATCGACTCAGGACCTGGTCTTCAGGAAAAGTGAGCGTGCCCGTGCGTACTCGGCGTACGCTTTCCAGTTCGGCGCCCCCTCGATGTGCTCCAGCTCCCTCTGCAAAGTGGCTACCTGGCGGTCGACCGCTTCGATCTCCGAGCGTTCCTGCTCAAGTTCCTGGAGCATCCTTGTCCTGCGCTCGCGGATTTGCTCCAGTCGGTCACGAAGCTGGGGCGTGGCGTTTGAGGAGTTGACTCCCGGCAGCACCTGGAGCAATCGGGATTCCAGCACCAGGAGTCGGAGGCGCAAGTTCTCCAGCGTCTTCTGCAAGCGGGCCAGGGTCTCACGATCCTCTTCCCGCACGCGAGCCGGGCTTTCTCCACACAGATCGATCAGCCTATCGAAGACGCGGATCGCTTCGTCGTAACGCTTATCCTCCATCAGGGAACGCCCCAAGAGAAACAGGGCTTCTTCCAGATACCGGGTCTCTGGGAATTCCGTTATCAGCTCGGTGCACCCGCGCACGGCCTCACGAAAAATGCCGGCCTTGTAGGCCGCCCATGCGTAGGCCAGCAGAGCGTCCTGGCGTTTGGCGTGGTCCGGATAGACCGACCAGAATTTCTGCATGGCCCGGCGGTAGTAGCCGAGCTCGTAGTAAACGTAACCAGCCGTCAATCGTCCTTCCCCCACCACGGCGCGGCTCTCCTCGCCGGTAATGGGCAAGACGGAGAGGCGCTCGAAGATCTGCAGGGCCTGCTGGACGTCATGTTTCCGGAGACAGGCGATCGCTGCGGTATAAAGGGCATAACCATAGTACGAGCTCCGCGGACTGACTTCGGAGAGCACCGCCAGCGCGTTCTCGTAGTCCTCCATTTCCAAGAGGCTCAACCCCGCGAAGTAGCGCCCGCCTTCCAGCACCCGGCTCCCTGCGGTGGCTCGTCGCTTCAGCTGTTCAAAGCGACCCAGTGCCTCAGCGTATTGTCCCGCCTTGTAAGCCACCCTCTCCAGGCCAAACAATGCGGCACTCACGCTGGGTTTTTCTGGGAAGCGCTCCAGGACGTGCTGGAACGTCCCCTTGGCGGCGTCGTAAAGGCCAAGCTCGAAAAGCGCATTCCCCAGGAGCACCTCCGCCGCGTCCAGCTGACTGTACTGGGGGTGGAACTCTACCAGCACAATGAGGTCGCGGGCGCATTTCCAATAGTCACCCTTCCCGTAGGCCGTTACGGCGCTGTTGAGGAGATCATTGGCGATGAGCTCAAGCTCATGGACGAGATCCTCTTGCTGCGCCCTCCCAACGGTTGGGAACCATAGCAGGAACAGGCAGAGGGCGATGCGGTGCCACCTGGTACAGGCCATGCTCCTGCCCGCGACCTCCTCTGTCATTCTGGCCGTGGCTTCCTCTCCTGCTCGAGGCGCTTGCGGAGCTCCTCAAGTTCCTTCGCCGCCTCCAGACGCTTCCTGCGAATCTCCTCCATGCCCTCCAGGCTCCGCCTCTGCTCCAGCTGACGTTCTCGCTTGAGGTAGCGCAGCAGGGAATACGGGTAGGTCACACCCAGGACAAGCTTCCAATCCGCGTAGTCCCGCACAAAGGGCGGCCTTCCTCCCGGGGAGCGCTCGTCCGTAAGCAGGACATCGAGGGCCACGTCGTAGATCAGATTCCAGGGACCCACAAACTTGAACCCGGGTGTCAGACGCATCGAGTTCTTGGCGAAAGGCACATCCGGATGGTTCACGAAGACCTCGGCCGTATACTCCAGATACAGCACGCTTCCCGCCACCGGGAACTTGAGGCCCGCGCCCATCAGCCCCTGGTCCTTGCGATCCCTGAAATAGCGATCGTTCACGTCCTGATCCATGTACCCGAGCTGAAGGTTGAGCTGGAAAGGGACCATGCGCGAGTACTCGCGCATGTCGAGGGTCCATATGCCCAGAAGGCCCCACGCCAATTTCCCGGACGAGTACGGCTCGTAGGGGACAGGGTGTTCAGCTCCCGTAGGAAAGGAGGCGAAGGCATGGAGTCCGAACTGCAGCCATTCCGGGGTATAGGGATAGCGAAACTTCAGCCCCACCTCGCTGTCGCCAGGCGGCCCCCAGATGCCATGCTGCGTATCCTGGTAGGGCGTGACGTTGGCGTTCAATTCCAGGAGGTTTGAGAGACCTACGGTGAGGGCTATGCGCAGGGTATGGTCTTTGGCCAGAGTTTCGTTCACTTTCTCGACGTAGTGGAGGGTATGCGCGCAGAGGTAAAGGTTACCGGCACCTACCGTTCGGGCGCTCCGCACGCGCAGCATCCCCCGCCCGCCGTACATCGTCGTCTGAGCCATCCCCCCTTCGACCAGGACCAACACCGCCACCCCTGCGACTATCCAACGCATTCGGGCCTCCGCGCAAAGCACAATGAAAAATCTCCCCTTGAGGCGGTGCCGACCGGGGATCCTTCACTTGACCTGCGGGATGTCCGACATAGGAGGCGAGGCATCATCCTGCGCATTCGAGGAAAAGGCTTCGCCCGCCTGGCGAATCACTAATTTAGAAGCCCCCGCCTGACAAGCAAGCTAAATCCCTCCTCCCACGGACCAAATCGACCGCCCCGCACCGACCACCGCCCCCGCCCTCAAAGAAGCCCGTTCCTCCTCCTAAGGGTCCATTCCAGAACCAGAAGCGCCCCAGCCAGACCGACGAGCCACCACGAGCCGTGGATGGTCCAGTTTCCCCTGCGCTCCCGTGTCGCCCTCCTCCACTCCTCAGATCCCAAAAGCGCGTCAAGGGAATCCAGGACAAGCTGAGCCTGCTCGCGCAGGACGGCCACCCCTCCCGTAGCCCTCGCCGCCGCAGCCACCAAGGCGAGAGAGGCACGGGGGTCCACCAGTTCCGGGGTGTATTCTTTCACCGCGAACTGTCCCTCCGAGCTCCCCAGTTCGTGCCCGTTCTTCGAGGCGTAGCCCCGATACTGGTACCTTCCCTCGGGAAGAGCTGGCAGCTCCCCCTCGTACACCCCGTCCGCTACCGGCACAAGCTGCAGCTGCTCATACCGGGGCCCTCCCTGTACCTCCATCGTCACACGGGCTTCTTCGACTGGCCTCCCGGCTTCGTCCTGCACAAAGGCACGGAAACGAACTGGGCGGCCCCCTTCGTAGATGTCTCGGACCTCCAGACGGAAAAGCCTGGTCGCCGTCCCGACATGCGGCCACTCCGCCAGGTTACGGACGAAGCGCCGGAAGGCTTCTGTCCCTTGGCCGAAGGCCAACGGCGAGAATCCCCATCTCCAGAATCCCACAAGGGCAAACAGAGCCACTTCTTGCTCGCCGCTTGCCCCCGACCAAGCCACGACGAGGCTCTCGCCTGCCTCCGTTACGCCCAGCAGAATAGGCAGCATCCCTTCCTCGGGCGCCCATCCGGACGCAAGCACGGGCGGGAGCGATCTCCAGATCTTCCCGCTCTCTTCCGGGAAATCAGCCATCCGGCACAAGGGATGGTGGGTCCCTCCGGGCGGGGGAATACAAGATACCGTCTCCGATGGCTCTTTGCGGACAAATCTCAACCTCTCAGCAGGAAAAAGATGGGCCGCCTCCCCTGGATCGAACCGAAGACCGGCAAACACCACGCATTTGCGCGCCTTGGAGGCCGCGGCTTTCAGGGCTAGCCAGGTGGCGTCGCCACGGACTGCGGAGCAAGGCAGGTCAAAGAGAACCGCCAAATCGAAACCGGCTCTGAGGAGCCCCTTGGGATCCTCTACCCACCATCGACCTCCGAGGTAACAGGCGGCGGCCAGTACAATGTTCGAGTCCGAGGCAAGCGTCCGCTTCAGAAAGGAGAAATCCGCAGACGGTTCTCCCGCCGCCAGCAGAATCCTTTTTTGCGACGGTAGTACCCGAACGTAAAAAGACGTTCGATTGTTCTCGAGCCCTCTTTCTCCTGCCAGGGGATCCAGCTCGAGCTGGAACGGGATAATCCCCGGCTTCCGGGGCAAAACGTTCACCGTCAGCCACTCCTCTCCCTCCCCCTCTTCCAAGTGAACAGGGCTTTGGGTCAGGAGGGTGCTGTCGTCCCGCACCTTCACGGAACCCCTGTAGGAGGTATTCCCAGCCTTGCTTATCCCGACTCGGACTGGGAAGGGCTTGCCGACGTAGGCCACTTCGGGGACCCCGGGTTCCAAGAGGGCCAGGTCCGGGGAGCGAGCCGTGTCCCCGAATACCACACTGAACACCGGCCGCTCCACAGCGGTGACGTACCGGAGGGGTTCCGGCCCCAAGGTGTGCTTTCCGTCTGTGAGCACCAGGATCGCGGCCAGGGGTTTGTCTCGAAGGCTATCCGTCACGAATCGGAAGACGGACGACAGATCCGTCCCCCCGTCCTCAAAGTGCAAGCTGTCCTGGCTGTGTAGAGGGCGCACGCGGGCTCCAAACACGTACTCGACCACCCGAGCGCGCGACGCTACCCGGCTCCGAGCTTCTCCCCACCACGTTCTCATGGCCTCTCCCCGACATCCGCTCTCATCAACCACCCCCATGCTCTTCGAGGCATCCAGGAACACGGCCAGCAGCGGTGTGAGACGCTCGAACCGCACCCACTCGATCACCGGATCTCCCAGCGCCAGCAAGAGTAGGAATACGGCACCCCCACGTAGGGTGGTCAGAGACACTCGTAGGAGCCTGCGCACCGGCGGATTTGTGTCCCGGTAATGCCAGACCATGAGCCCCACTGCCGCGACGGCCGCCAGGAGCAGGATTAGGACAGGCACTCCAAGACTGAAGGACTCGAAACGCATGGCCTGGCTTCCTTGATCCCAATTCGCTAAGGGGTTAAGCTCAACTCTCGCCGAGGGGAAGGGAAGGAAAGGGGGCAAGATGCAGATCCGAGGAGATGCCCCTTTGCAGCCAGAAAAAGCCCGCTCGCGCAATCATGGCGGCGTTGTCTGTGCAAAACTCGGGACGCGGTACAAAAACGGGGATTCCCATTTCGGTTCCCAATTCTGCCAAAGCCCGCCGGAGCCGGCGGTTGCGGGCTACCCCGCCCGCTACGGAGAGAGATCGCGCACCGAATTCTTCGCAAGCCATCTTCGCTTTCGTCACGAGAACGTCGACCACGGCCCTCTGGAAGCTCGCCGCGATGTCGGCCACTCGCTGCCTCCGCTCTTCCTCGGGCAGCTCAAGGAAATAGTAGAGGACGGCCGTCTTGAGTCCACTGAAACTGAAGCCGTACCGATCGCCCGGCAGAACCCGCGGGAAGGCGATGGCTTCCTCGTCTCCCGATTCCGAGGCCGCGTCGATCGCCGGTCCCCCAGGATAACCCAGGCCCAGGATGCGCGCCACCTTGTCAAAGGCTTCGCCCGCCGCATCGTCTCTTGTCTTGCCCAAGAGGACGTAGCGCCCAAGCTCGGGGACCAAGACAAGCTGCGTGTGGCCCCCGCTGACCACCAGACACACCCCGGGGAGCTCCGGGTACGGTTCCTCTAAGAAATTGGCAAACAGGTGGCCCTCAATGTGGTTGACCCCGATTAAGGGCAATCGCAAGCGGACCGCCAACCCTTTGGCCACATTGAGCCCTACCAGAAGACTGCCGACAAGGCCTGGCCCGTGAGTGACGGCGACCGCCCCAAGTTGACCGTAGTCGATGCCTGCCTCGGCCAAGACCTTCCGGATCGCCGGAACCAAAGCCCGCATATGGGCGCGGCTTGCGAACTCCGGGACGACTCCCCCGTACTCCTCGTGCACAACCTGATAGTGGACCACGTGCGCCAGGAGCCCACCGTCTCCGTAGAGCGCGGCCGACGTCTCGTCGCAGGAAGTCTCGATTCCCAACACAATCATCGTCGCCTTCCCCATGGTCAGAGCCCGCCGGGAGGCCGTGAGCTCTGGGCTAACGAACCCGTTGCAGGAGGACGCGCACCCGGGGAGGCTCGACTCGCACCACCTCAACCCCGGCTGGCGTACGGACCTGCACAGAATACTCACCCGGACTTTCCTTGTCCGGCAGGCTGTAATCCACAAAGGGATCGACATCGCTCCGGTCCAGCCGAGGGACGAGGCTGAGTCCCCCGCGGACCACCACGTCCACGCTTGCCGGATTTGCCAACCCTCGCGTGCCCGGCGGGGTGTTGGCCACACTCACAGGCAGCTGGAAGAAAGTCCGGTCCATCAGCTTTTCGACGCGAGCGCTGATCCGCACTCGCCCCGGGGTGCCCGAGACGTAGGACGGGAACTCCAGCGGGACTTCCACCGAAAGGTCCCGCCTGACCTCCGAATACTCTCTAAACTCGGTCCTCACGGACCGCATCGCTCGGATCGTGGAGCGGGGACCGCGCACCAGTACGCTCTCCGGCTCTGCCTTGGGAAGGCCGGCCAAGACGTGCCCGGCCGCCGGACGAATCTTAACCCCTGGGGTCACGGGCAAACGCGCCTCCTCCACCAGATCGAGCTCCACGCGAAGCGTCTCGGGACTGACGATCTCCAGGACCTGGACCTGGCCTGCGGCACGTCCGAGGGATACTTCGGAAGTCCGGGGGCGCCAGACCCTGCTGCGCGTCACACCCGCCAAATCGGCCACTAACCACACATCCCTTGCCACCAGGATGCCGATCAGCGCCTTCCCCGGACCTTCGAGGCGAACCAGAGCCTTTTCCGGAAGCGGTGTCACCAACATCCGATCAGGGGCTAAGTTGGTCACCCTGATGGGGATCTCCATCTCGTAGCGGTACGTGTTCTCCGTGACGACGTAGAACCAGAGGAAAAGGGCCAGGAGAAACGCCACCAGCTTCACGCGGATGCTTTGCGCCCGGCTCCGCGAAAATGACCTACCCAGGCTGACCTTCAGGCTGTCCAGCGGCTTGACCAATTCCTCACCTCCTTTGCCGGATGAGGGATCGCTCTGCGCCGCGCCCCTTCCCCCGAGTCTGGATCTGGCACCAACGAAAAAGGGTAAAAGGCCCGTTCTCCGGACCCCTTACCCTCTTTTCCCCGTGCCGAGTCGCCGATAGCTCAGGTGTTACTTGCCCTTTGAGGTACGAGGGATCGATTCCCCGGCCGTAATCTCGCCGTTGTCGATCCGCACGTGGAATCCGCACGCGGGATTGGTGCACACCCACGCTTTAAACATGATCGAAGCACCGTCGCGGCCGTAGTCGGAAAGGGGTACCAGAACGCCCTTGGTGCATTTCAGACACGGAGGAAACCAGCGCTCCATTCCCGCTCCTCCTGCCCACGGCTGCCTCATCCCCGCGGATACCCCCGCTCGTCAAGGCGGGCCGACTCAGAACCCTTCCTCGTCTCGGATCCCTAAGCGGCGCTTGAATTCTTCGTCCGTCTCGTAGAGGATGAATTCACGGAATGGGTAGTTGCGGGACATGATGAAGCGAATCGTCGCCCGCCAGCTTTCCGCGTCGGACAACCCTTGGGTACTGCGGATCAAGTCCTGGAGGTCCCCATCCTTGAGCTCATCGAGGGCTCGCTTCCACACCTCGGCCACCGCCTCATCCATCATCCCCGACAGCACGCCGAGCGTCAAGCGCCACTCAATCTCCTCCCGGACCTGATCCAGCTTGCTCCGGCGATTCTTCCCTCCCTCCATGAGGGCACCTTTGGTCGTGCGTGCACCACAACGTCTTTCGCCCGCAATTTAACAGCCGACCCGATCTTTGTCAACCGATATTTGCCCCTGCTTTCTGACACCCGGGTCCAAAAACAGAAGAGGGCGGACCAGCCGCCCTCTTCTTTCCGGGTTTTGCGGGGCCGCTACTCGCGGACCACCCACACCTTGATTTTCGCTTCCACCTCGGGGTGCAACTTGATCGGCACATCGTAGATGCCGAGGGCTTTTAGCGGTTCCTCCAGCAAGATCTTCCGGCGATCGATGTCGAAGCCTTTCTGCTTCAGAAGGTCCGCGATCATCTGCGAGGTAACAGCGCCGAAGACCCTGTCTTCTTCTCCAACCGCTACCGTCGCGGTCACCGAAACCCCGTTGAGCTTCTCCGCCAGACGCTCGGCTGCCTTTTTCTCACGGCTTGCACGCAGCTCGGCACGCTTCTTTTCCTCCTCCAGCGCCTTAAGAGCCGAAGGGGTCGCCGGCACAGCCAGCCCACGGGGAATCAGATAGTTCCGGGCGTAACCATCGCTCACTTCTACGATCTTACCGGGGCCGCCCAGTTTCTCGACCTCCTGACGAAGGATCACCCGCATTGCCCACCTCGCTTACCGTGAAAGTTCCGCCACGAACGGAAGGAGCGCCAGGTGGCGCGCCCGCTTGATCGCCAGCTTGAGTTGTCGCTGGTGTCGAGCACACGTGCCGGACGTCCTCCGCGGGATGATCTTGCCCTGCTCGGTAATGAATCGCCGCAACTTGCGCTCATCCTTGTAATCGATGTAGATCTCCCCTTCCTCACAGAAGCGACAAATCCGCCTTCTTCTCAGCATGGCTGGTTCCCTTCCTCAATTGCGTGTTCGGGTCACAATTCCAGCTCCCGGTATCCGAAGTCGAACTCGGTGCTCTCCTGCTCCTCCAGGTCGGCACTGTCGGGAGCTTCCCCACGTGCCTCCTCCGTATCCAACCCCTCGGTGCCGCGTGGCTTCAGTACCTGCTCCAGAAATTGGATACGCCGGGCACGTATCTCCAGCGTGCCGCGACCGCCTTCCTCCGGGTTGTCGTGGGAGAGGAGCTCACCATCCAGCAAGACCGGGCTACCGGCCCTGAGATTCCGCTGGCACAGCTCGGCAAGCTTCTGCTGGACGATGACATCCACCTCGCAGCGGTTCTCGCGCAATTGTCCGGTGTTGTCGCGAAACTTCCGCACGCTGTGGATACGGAAGCGGCCGATCAGCTTACCGTCTTCGGACTGCCTCACGTCGGGCTCGCCGAGCACCGTGCCCGCAATCAAGATCGTATTGATGTCGGGGAGCCTGTTATTCGCCATCTCCTGCACCGTCCCTCCCGCAAGTCCGATCCTCGGCAGCCGGACTAACCCTCGTCCCCTACTGCCTCGGCATCAGACGGTTGGTCCTCCTCACGGATTTCTCCTTCCTCGACTCCTTCCGCCATGGGCTCGGTCGGTTCCTCGCTGGCCGCCTTTTCGGCCTCTGGTCCCGTGGCTTCGGCTGCGGTCTTAATGAGACCCTGCTCGATCAGCTGCCGCTCTTTCTCCAGGGCCGCCTTGCTGAGCTGAATGGTCAGGTAGCGGAGGACGTTCTCATCCAGGCGGTACTCCCGTTCCAGCGCGGCGACGATCGCCGGAGGCCCGTCGAAGCGGACGTAGACGTAGTAACCGTACTGGCGCTTCCGGATCTCGTAGGCCAGACGGCGCTTCCCCCACCGCTCTACCCGTCGGATCTCACCCCCATTGTCGGAGATGAACTTGAGGTAGCGACGGATTGTCTCGTCCAGTTCCTCGGCTCGCAGGAGCGAGTCGATCACGAAGGTCGTTTCGTACGCTCTCAGCACGTTCTTCCTCCTTGTGCCGTCACGGCGCCTACCTGCGCCGCTCCCGCCGGTCCAGTCGTGCCAACCCGCGGCGGCACGCGAGCGCCGACGAGATCACGGCCGCTCGTTTGTGTGTTGGGTTCCTTGCTGCTCTTCACGACCCGGCGCAGCGTCCCTCCTTCACAGCGACGCGTTGGGCTTGTGAGACTCGGGCCCACCGGTGACGTCAGCGGTTGTAGAGCGTCATGGCCTTCTCTGGCCCTTCGCAAACGAATACCGCCGCGGCCTCCACCGCTCGTTCGATCACCTCCGGCAGTTCCCTCTCCTCCTCGGGCCGGAAATCGGAGAGCACGTAGGCGACCATCTCTCCGGGCGCGAAATCCGACCCGATGCCGATTCGAAGGCGCGGGAACTCCTCCGTCCCCAGCGCGGCGATGACCGAAGCGAGTCCATTGTGCCCCCCATCGCTCCCTTTCAGGCGAATCCGGAGTTTGCCGAACGGGAGGTGGACGTCGTCGCACACCACAAGGAGCTCATACGGCGCCAAAGACTCCCGCCGGACGGTCTCACGGACGGCGTTCCCACTCCGGTTCATATAAGTCAGCGGTTTGAGGAGCTTTACACGAACTCCTTCGCACTGGGGCAGCAAGAACCACCCGGTCTCGACCGCTTGGCCGACCGTCTGCCACGCCGCTCCCCACTTCTCCCCCATCCTCTCGACTACCCGAAAGCCAAGGTTGTGACGCGTGCCGGCGTATCTTGCTCCCGGATTTCCCAAGCCAACGATAAGCCAGCGTCGCATTCCACACGTCTCGTGCCGGCCCGAAAGGTCACGAGTTTGCGGTCAGGGAGCGGGTCAGGACTCTTCCCCTGCCGCTCCGGCCTCCGGCGTCGGCGCTCCGGGCATGGCCTCCACCGTTACCCTTGGGGCTACCACGTGCGCGACGACCATGTCCGGGGGCGTCAGGATGGTCACATTCTGCAGCCGAATATCGCCCACGTGCAAGGACTGCCCAACGCCCAAGTGGCTGACATCAACCTCGATTTTCTCTGGGATCTTGTCGGGGAGGCACTCGATTTCCACCTCGTGGAGTTCCTGAAGCAGCGTACCGCCCTGATCCTTGACGCCGTGGGGTGTTCCAACCACGACGACCGGGACCGTGAGCGTAAGTTTTTCACCGGTTGTCAGCACCATCAGATCTACGTGGAGCAGATTGCCGCGAACGGGATCCCGCTGTACCTCGCGCACCACCACGTGCTTGCGA of the candidate division KSB1 bacterium genome contains:
- a CDS encoding 50S ribosomal protein L25, translated to MEETTLHLEKREVGTKGRLNAYRRSGKIPGILYGAHDAPTPIVVDEKELRAALASRHAVLSARLGSSRKHVVVREVQRDPVRGNLLHVDLMVLTTGEKLTLTVPVVVVGTPHGVKDQGGTLLQELHEVEIECLPDKIPEKIEVDVSHLGVGQSLHVGDIRLQNVTILTPPDMVVAHVVAPRVTVEAMPGAPTPEAGAAGEES